The following nucleotide sequence is from Myxococcus stipitatus.
GTACTCGGGGTTGGGACCCGAAACCTTCTCCGGCCGGGTCATGCCCGCACCGAACGGCAGCACCTCCGTCCCCGTCCCGCCCAGCTGACCGCCCACCACACCACCAATCACACCGCCCACGACGCCACCCACCACGCCACCGGCGACACCACCCTCGACACCACCCTCGACCTGCTCCTCGCTGGCCTCCTCCGGCTCGGAGGGCGGCTCCTCGGTGGGCTCCGCTTCCTTCGGGGCCTCCTTGGGGATCTCCTTCGGCTGGACGATGGCGTCGGGCTTCTTCGGCTTCTTCGGAGTCGTCTTCGGCTTCGTGCTCGCCGCGGGCGGGGGAGGCGGGGGCGGGGGCGGAGGCGGCGGGGCCATGGTGGCCTTCAGCGTCACCTCGATCTCCTTCTCCTCCTCGACGGGCTCCCTGGTAGAAAGGAAGTAGGCCACAGCGAACAGCGCCACGTGCAGGATCACCGAGATGGTGGTCCCGACGCCGAACTTCGCTTTGGGCGCCTGGCCGCGGTCAAGGACTGAATCAAACATGTACTAGACTCCTCTTCACCAGTGGACACCCACCACGCCCCGCCCGGAAGAAAGGGCGCGCTACCATACAGAAACGCGTTCCGGGTTCAAGCAAGCACGGTCAAGGGTAACTGACGTGATCGCGCAATTGCCCCACTGGTTACCAAAAAGCAACGGTCTATTGACAACTGGCCGACCTCGGATATTTTCCCCAGTCATTTTCGGTTGCAGCCCACCTTGGAGGGGTCTGGTATGCACGTGAACCGAGTGCTCCGGGAAACCGGAGTTGTCCTGGCCGCAGGTCTGCTGTACGGATCGGCGGCTTTCGCGCAGTCGAGTACGATGATCGGTACGGTCATCGATTCTCAGAGCCGGCAGCCTGTCGCTGACGTCGTCGTGACCGCCACCTCGCCCAACCTTCAGGGCGAGCAGACGGTGGTGACCGACGCGCAGGGCAACTACCGTATTCCCCAGCTTCCGCCGGGCGTCTATACCCTGCGGTTCGAGAAGGAGCAGTACAAGCCCTACGCTCGTTCCGACGTGCAGCTGCGTCTGAACCGCACCATCCGCGTCAACGTCGAGCTGCTTCCCGAGTCCCTCGGTGAGGTGGTGGAGATCATCGGCGCCCCGCCGACGATCGACGTGGGCTCCACGACCACGGGCGTCAGCGTGGATCAGGAGTTCATCCGTCGCATCGCCGTCGCCCGTCCGGGCGGCAAGGGTGGCGCGGCCCGCTCGTTCGAGTCCCTGGCCGAACTGGCCCCGGGTGCCCAGAACGACACGTACGGTGTCTCCATCAACGGCGCGACCTCGCCCGAGAACGGCTACGTGGTGGACGGTCTGTCCACGAACGACCCGGCCTACGGCGTGAACGCCAGCCCGATGAGCATCGAGTTCGTGCAGGACGTGAACGTCATCACCGGCGGTTACCTGCCGGAGTTCGGTCGCTCCACGGGCGGTGTCATCAACGCGGTGACCCGGTCGGGCTCCAACGAGTTCCACGGCTCCGTGTTCGCGAACTGGACCCCGGGCAGCCTCGAGGGTGACCGCAAGCAGGTTCGTGAAGAGGGCACGGTCATCACCGGCCTCAACGAGCTGTCGAACCTCGGCGACTTCGGTGCGACCCTCGGTGGTCCCATCCTGAAGGACAAGCTGTGGTTCTTCGCCGGTTTCGCGCCGTCGTTCGCGCGCTACCAGCACACCCGCTCGCTCAACGCGATCCAGCTGGACGACCAGGGCAACCCGGTCCGCGACGCCCAGGGCTTCACCCAGACGTCGCTCATCCCCGGTTCGCAGCGCAAGTACTTCGCGGATGCGCGCAGCATCCAGTACATGGGCAAGCTGACCTACCTCATCAACCAGGACCACAACGTCTCGTTCTCCTTGAACGGCACCCCGTCCTCGACGGGTGGCATGGGCAAGCTGACGGTGGATCCGAAGACGGGCCTGCTGCCTGGCGCGATCACCTCGCGTCCGGGTGACTTCGCCTTCACGGAGACCAACGCGAACACGACGGCGCTCTCGCTGAAGTACGCCGGCGCGTTCATGGACAAGAAGGTCCTCGTCGACGCGACGGCGGGCTGGTTCCACCAGACGGCCTCCACGCTGCCCGCCGACGGCAGCAAGCTGGGTTCGTCCGACGGTCTGGCCGGCTACTCCCGCATGGCGTACGTGAACGAGCGCCCGCTCACCACGTTCGAGGCCCTGCCCCCCGGCACGGAGTCCATGTGCGAGCCCGTCACCCTGGCTGACGGCTCCGTGGTGCAGCCCTGCCCCGTCACCGGCTACACGCTGGGCGGCCCGGGCTTCATGAGCGACGCGAAGCTGGATCGCTACCAGATCAACGCGAAGGCCACCTACCTGCTCAACGCGCTCGGCACCCACGTGCTGAAGGCCGGCGTCGACACCGAGTTCCTGGTGTACGACCAGACCAAGGCGTACGGCGGCGGCGTGTACTTCGAGGAGAGCGGTCCGTACTCGGGCGCCACGCTCGGCACGAGCGGCAACCCGTACAACGGTGCGGCGCTGAGCGACTCCCGT
It contains:
- a CDS encoding TonB-dependent receptor is translated as MHVNRVLRETGVVLAAGLLYGSAAFAQSSTMIGTVIDSQSRQPVADVVVTATSPNLQGEQTVVTDAQGNYRIPQLPPGVYTLRFEKEQYKPYARSDVQLRLNRTIRVNVELLPESLGEVVEIIGAPPTIDVGSTTTGVSVDQEFIRRIAVARPGGKGGAARSFESLAELAPGAQNDTYGVSINGATSPENGYVVDGLSTNDPAYGVNASPMSIEFVQDVNVITGGYLPEFGRSTGGVINAVTRSGSNEFHGSVFANWTPGSLEGDRKQVREEGTVITGLNELSNLGDFGATLGGPILKDKLWFFAGFAPSFARYQHTRSLNAIQLDDQGNPVRDAQGFTQTSLIPGSQRKYFADARSIQYMGKLTYLINQDHNVSFSLNGTPSSTGGMGKLTVDPKTGLLPGAITSRPGDFAFTETNANTTALSLKYAGAFMDKKVLVDATAGWFHQTASTLPADGSKLGSSDGLAGYSRMAYVNERPLTTFEALPPGTESMCEPVTLADGSVVQPCPVTGYTLGGPGFMSDAKLDRYQINAKATYLLNALGTHVLKAGVDTEFLVYDQTKAYGGGVYFEESGPYSGATLGTSGNPYNGAALSDSRRYGFQTGPDTPVTQLTQQSKTTSTTIGGFLQDSWSIANRVTLNVGVRYDIQSMYGGDDELALRLGNQWSPRIGAIVDPFANGRTKFFVNFARYYEQVPLNILDRSFPPERRYTARRAMAEPGDPEETGYCDPSNRESQQTACKDPENVLAQPESSRNPNRLYTGGKVEKTPVDPDLSPQSSDEVVVGAEYELIANTRVGASYTHRDMNKVIEDMSRDSGATYFLGNPGYGFAKEFPTPKRNYDNVTVYLNRNFADGWLAQASYTWSRLYGNYPGLFRPETAQLDPNILSDFDLVELLANRTGLLPFDRTHSIKVFGAKEFNFTNELSASIGLSYRGNSGTPINYYGHHPDYGQDESFVLPRGAGGRTPWINIIDSNVGVNYRVSKDSTISFTLDVFNLFNFQGVDAVDQSYTTRDVLPIEGGKPSDLPGNVQYIPGNEPTDDDGNPIPFGARDGDINKNFKNPTRYQPPRQMRFGIRYTF
- a CDS encoding energy transducer TonB — its product is MFDSVLDRGQAPKAKFGVGTTISVILHVALFAVAYFLSTREPVEEEKEIEVTLKATMAPPPPPPPPPPPPAASTKPKTTPKKPKKPDAIVQPKEIPKEAPKEAEPTEEPPSEPEEASEEQVEGGVEGGVAGGVVGGVVGGVIGGVVGGQLGGTGTEVLPFGAGMTRPEKVSGPNPEYTREALESRVQGTMIVKCVITVEGRVERCRIIKPLPHMEQAVLDALTSSRYKPVTFQGRPVQVDYTFTLNLKLPR